A genomic stretch from Microbacterium proteolyticum includes:
- a CDS encoding branched-chain amino acid ABC transporter permease, which yields MDFLSIINSALGEVISPTTAAYALAAIGLSVHFGYAGLLNFGQAGFMAVGAYAFAIATLSFSAPVWLAILAAILASVLFAFLLGIPTLRLRSDYLAIVTIAAAEIVRYVVSTVGLTDITGGSQGLNGYNREFQELSPFPAGPFGVGPWNYSGNDWWVRVFGWGLVILATLLVFLLMRSPWGRVIKGIREDEDAVRSLGKNVYSYKMQALVLGGVMGGLAGVVFILPRAVQPGNYGTALTFFIWTALLLGGAATLLGPIVGAMLFWVLLSLSNGIIVGLRDIGILGFMSSTQTGQVRFILVGIGLMLLVIFRPQGIFGNKKELSFNV from the coding sequence ATGGACTTTCTTTCGATCATCAACAGCGCGCTGGGCGAGGTCATCAGCCCGACCACCGCGGCCTACGCTCTCGCCGCCATCGGCCTCAGCGTTCACTTCGGCTACGCAGGGCTCCTCAACTTCGGGCAGGCGGGCTTCATGGCCGTCGGCGCCTACGCCTTCGCCATCGCCACACTGTCGTTCTCGGCACCGGTGTGGCTCGCGATCCTCGCCGCCATCCTCGCCTCGGTGCTCTTCGCGTTCCTGCTCGGCATCCCGACCCTGCGCCTGCGCTCGGACTACCTCGCGATCGTCACGATCGCCGCGGCCGAGATCGTGCGGTACGTGGTGTCGACCGTCGGGCTGACCGACATCACCGGTGGGTCGCAGGGACTCAACGGGTACAACCGCGAGTTCCAGGAGCTCAGCCCGTTCCCCGCCGGCCCCTTCGGCGTCGGACCGTGGAACTACTCGGGCAACGACTGGTGGGTGCGCGTGTTCGGCTGGGGTCTCGTGATCCTGGCGACCCTCCTGGTGTTCCTGCTCATGCGCAGCCCGTGGGGCCGCGTCATCAAGGGCATCCGCGAAGACGAGGATGCCGTGCGCAGCCTCGGCAAGAACGTCTACTCCTACAAGATGCAGGCGCTCGTGCTCGGTGGCGTCATGGGCGGTCTCGCGGGTGTGGTGTTCATCCTCCCCCGCGCAGTCCAGCCCGGGAACTACGGCACGGCGCTGACGTTCTTCATCTGGACCGCTCTCCTGCTGGGAGGCGCGGCCACCCTGCTCGGCCCGATCGTGGGCGCGATGCTGTTCTGGGTGCTGCTGTCGCTGTCGAACGGCATCATCGTGGGACTGCGCGACATCGGCATCCTGGGCTTCATGTCCAGCACCCAGACGGGCCAGGTGCGCTTCATCCTCGTCGGCATCGGGCTCATGCTCCTGGTGATCTTCCGGCCACAGGGCATCTTCGGCAACAAGAAGGAGCTGTCGTTCAATGTCTGA